The DNA sequence CATAATCTCAACCAGTTCCGCTTCAGACAGTGTTTCCAGTAACTGCCAGGCAGGAATGCCCTGTCGTGTATCAAATCGTAAATCCAGATCGCCCGGAGTTTCAAAACCGAAACCGCGCGTTTCATCACTCAGTTGATCGGAGGAGAGCCCCAGGTCCAGCAGAACACGATCGACCGAGGGAATCTGCAGCTCTTCCAGCACCGCGGGAAGCTCTGCATAGCTGGCCTGCCTGAGAAAACACTGCCCGTCCGGCAATGTTTCCACTCCTAATTTTTCTCTGGCAAATCCCAGCATCATCTCATCACGATCCAGACCGATTAATGTTCCAGTTGTTCCAATTTGTTTCAGGATATGTTGACTGTGACCACCTGCGCCAACGGTGCCATCCACAACGACCAGTCCGGGCGACAAATCCAGTTGCTCCATGACTTCACGGAGCAGGACCGGTATATGTACGGGCCTTTTCTGATCACCGGATTTACCTGACATGTAATTGGCTACGATTCTAAAAATAAAACAGCTCAATCAGTCGTTGATCATTTTCTCAGACAGAAAATCATCACGATCCTGATCACTGAATTCTGATTTGATTTTTTATGGTGGGGGTAGATACTTGAGAAGTGTCACTCTTAGAGAGATCGATCGCCCGAAAACCAGACGGAAGAACTCCATCTGACTCTCAAGCGCGGGAAGTTTAGGAAAATTCTGATTTTCTGACAAGATCAGTTAAAGATTTTTAAAACAGAACCGATGGCACTAACGTAAATCGCCTGCCTGAAACAAATTGAGCCTCAGGCAGGCGATTCGGAAACTAACAGGTTTCGTTATAAACTGATCTCGCGGGTCCTGTCCAAGGAGGGAACCCTGAAGTCATCCGCTCCAGGCAGCATCCATTCTACCTGTATGTGGAGACGAACGACCGGTGGCCCAACCCAATATTCTGAGCACACGCAGGTGACATCCATTTCACCTTCAATCCGCAAAGCCCGGTAGCCAGCGGAAGAGTTCCAGATTGTCCTCCTTGAACAACATGAGATTTAGATTTGTTGATACACTCAGTCAGCAATGATGAACATCAATGAATTGTCACGTGAAATGGATTACCAGGGCATTTGACCAAATGCTTGCGCAGCCATCTCATCGAAATGAGGACCATGGTCGTTCAGATAGGTGTTCCAACGCTCGGTATTCCAGATCTCAGCGTGGTCCTGAACTCCAATCAGAACCACTTCCTGTTTCACTTCCAGGCTGGCCAGTTCAGCAAGTCGTTCGGGGATACAGATGCGCCCCTGAGAGTCGACTTCCACCTTCTCCGCCCGTGCATAGTACAACCGCAGATACTGGGCTGCCTCCGGGCCATTCCTGGAATATTCTTTCAATCGTTGTGCCTGCTGTTCAAATCCTTTCTCTGAGAAAAGCAACAAAGACGATGCAGTACCAGGTGCGATATAAATCTGGGTGAAGTCCTCGGTGATAAGCTCTTCCTTGAGCCGTTTGGGGATTGCCAGTCGACGCTTTCCATCCAGAATCTTATTGAAAGTTCCCGTTAACGCCATTGGCCCCCACCCGTCACC is a window from the Gimesia benthica genome containing:
- the rsmH gene encoding 16S rRNA (cytosine(1402)-N(4))-methyltransferase RsmH translates to MSGKSGDQKRPVHIPVLLREVMEQLDLSPGLVVVDGTVGAGGHSQHILKQIGTTGTLIGLDRDEMMLGFAREKLGVETLPDGQCFLRQASYAELPAVLEELQIPSVDRVLLDLGLSSDQLSDETRGFGFETPGDLDLRFDTRQGIPAWQLLETLSEAELVEIMEVYGEERFSQRIASQLVQQRKTNTVRTAADLIEAVQAALPAKALATARKNPATRVFQALRIAANQELEQLETMLDAVLPQALKPGGRAVIISFHSLEDRMVKQAFKGRDQWKNLTAKPITATQAEQRVNPRCRTAKLRVAVKT
- a CDS encoding division/cell wall cluster transcriptional repressor MraZ, which codes for MALTGTFNKILDGKRRLAIPKRLKEELITEDFTQIYIAPGTASSLLLFSEKGFEQQAQRLKEYSRNGPEAAQYLRLYYARAEKVEVDSQGRICIPERLAELASLEVKQEVVLIGVQDHAEIWNTERWNTYLNDHGPHFDEMAAQAFGQMPW